A region of the Spirochaetaceae bacterium genome:
CGGCCCTATCGAGGTAAACAAAGAGTGTATTTTTAACTTTTCGCAAGGGATACCGCCCTTTTATAATTTAAAAAAATGGGCTTTGTTCGAGGCTAAACAAAAACCTTTTTATATTTTACAAAGCCTAGATGATGAACAAATTGCCTTTTTTTTACTTTCCCCTTTATTGTTTGAAGAAAACTATAAAGTAGAGGCTGCTTTAAGCGACCTTACCCGCTTAAAAATTAACGACATTAACCAAAGCCTGTGTTTAGCTATTGTTAATATCCCCACCGGTAAAGCCCACGAATTAACGGCTAACTTACAAGCTCCCGTTATCTTTAATGAAGAAACACAGCTGGCTAACCAATGTATTAGCACCAACCCTAATTGGCAAATCCGCCATAACTTGCTCGCTAGGGCGGCCAGTTAATGCTTATTTTATCGCGCAAAAAAAATGAACGCATAATTATTAACGATATTATTAGCATAAGTATTATTGAGATTAAAGGCGACCAAGTAAAGCTAGGTATTGAAGCCCCCGAATATGTTAAGGTGTTTAGGCACGAAATTTACGAGGCTATCCTCGAGGAAAACGCTAAAGCGGTAGCGAGCGAGGCCGTAATATTACCCGAATTAAAAATTAAAAATTAAAAAAATCTACTCTTTAATTCTTACTTATTAATTCTTTCCAGCCGCTTCGCCAATTTAGTTAATTTACCAATTTGCTCACTGTAACCCAGCTCTATCATTTTGTTAATGTACCCGGTACTAAAATCTACCGCCCGTAAAACATTGCCAATTTTACTGCTAGGCACCAACTCTAAAAACTCGGCCTCACCGTAATATTCTTCGCTTACCCTTTCGCGCCACATAAGCGGCGAGGTAATAATAATGTCGCAATTTTCATTAAGCAGCGGCTTAATGGGTAAATTTTCTACCACCCCGCCGTCAAGATAATACCTGCCGCCAATCTGTTGCGGATTAAACACCGAAGGAATAGCCGAACTGGCCAGCAAAATACTTTTTATTTGCGCCGTGCTTAAATTATTTAAAAAAAAGTAATCTAAAGTTTTCATATCGATGTGCGCCGCTGTGGCATAACATTTAACGGGGCCGCTAAAGCTATCGTCCTGCAAATATTTATCGAGTAAAACTTTTAAGTAATCGGCGCTAAATAAAGAGGCATCTATTAATTTTTCGTCATTAACATTTGGGCTATCACGCAGTAAAAACTTACGTAAAATATCCAACGAATTGGCCAGCTCTGTCAAACTTATTTGGTTTTTTAACTGCATTAAATGCACGGCTTCACTTTGCCAAACCTTTAAGGCCAGCTGATAGTTGGCCTTTAAAAAAAAGAGCATATTAAGCGAACCCACCGAACAGCCCGAAATAACTTTAATATATTTAATTAAGCCGGTTTCGATAAAAGCGCATAAGATGCCAACTTGGTAAGCCCCCATTGCCCCGCCGCCGGCTAAAGATAAACCTAATTTTAACACTTTTATCCCCCTATAAAAAGCCGCCGGCAAGTTGGTCAATTAATGTTGCCAACAGCTGCTCGCTCTCGCCCCGAGTTAAAGGCAGGTAAAAATAAACCCGATTGCCAAGCGCTTCATTTTCTAGCTTATGCCACAGGCTATCGGGGTTAAAGGAAAGGCGCATCGTTCTAAATAAAGTGTTTAGCAAACGGGCATTAAGAGCCGATGGACTTTCGATAAAACCCCACAGTTGATAACGGCCGGAAGTAGTTACAAATAATTGGTTGATAGCGGCAGCAACATTATCGCTATCGCTTAAGGTAAGCAGCAGGCCGCCATCGATGGGCAGTGGTAAGCTAAAATTTAACAGCCCCAGCAAATTAGCAAATTGCGGACTATAAAGGGTAAGAGCATTATGAGTTAGGGCATTAACGACATCGCCGGGCAAAAAACTAGCCGGCGGCGGGTTTTGTCTTTGGCTTAAAGCCACCACCGAGCCGGTACTAACAAAGATATGGTTACTTTGCGGCAGGCTAATCTCGATAAAACGACTTTGCCAGCTGCCATCACCCTCGTTAATGGGCTGCCAACCTCTATCACGCTGCAACTGCCGCTCGATAAACCCTTTAGGAAACGAACCATT
Encoded here:
- the fliW gene encoding flagellar assembly protein FliW, with the protein product MKINSKAYGPIEVNKECIFNFSQGIPPFYNLKKWALFEAKQKPFYILQSLDDEQIAFFLLSPLLFEENYKVEAALSDLTRLKINDINQSLCLAIVNIPTGKAHELTANLQAPVIFNEETQLANQCISTNPNWQIRHNLLARAAS
- the csrA gene encoding carbon storage regulator CsrA, which produces MLILSRKKNERIIINDIISISIIEIKGDQVKLGIEAPEYVKVFRHEIYEAILEENAKAVASEAVILPELKIKN
- a CDS encoding patatin-like phospholipase family protein; its protein translation is MLKLGLSLAGGGAMGAYQVGILCAFIETGLIKYIKVISGCSVGSLNMLFFLKANYQLALKVWQSEAVHLMQLKNQISLTELANSLDILRKFLLRDSPNVNDEKLIDASLFSADYLKVLLDKYLQDDSFSGPVKCYATAAHIDMKTLDYFFLNNLSTAQIKSILLASSAIPSVFNPQQIGGRYYLDGGVVENLPIKPLLNENCDIIITSPLMWRERVSEEYYGEAEFLELVPSSKIGNVLRAVDFSTGYINKMIELGYSEQIGKLTKLAKRLERINK